In Paenibacillus antri, a single window of DNA contains:
- the aroA gene encoding 3-phosphoshikimate 1-carboxyvinyltransferase encodes MDAIVKPTARLQGELQALSSKNYTTRYMLVAALADGVSRIKYPAHSEDSDALRRCLKDLGAGLTETDVEMTVHGFGNHPKPVKELNVGNAGAVLRFLLSVASLLPEVTFVNTYPDSLGKRPHDDLIAALQTMNVRIDHNEGKLPITVYGGQPKGGAIEVSGSVSSQFLSSLLFLTPLLKEDSEIRVQHDLKSKIVVGQTLEVLRDAGIEIEASDDLMFYRVPGNQAYRVGEYSVQGDYPGSAAILAAAAVTNSDVTVHRLLENSKQGERKAVDVIRAMGTPLTHENGIVRVQGNGKLRAVEFDGDEFTDAVLACVAASVFAEGTSRFYNVENLRYKECDRITDYLTELRKAGANVEEKRDEIIVHGKPEGVKGGVVIDAHYDHRVIMALSVVGLRSSEGLVIRDAHHVAKSYPQFFDHLKALGADIRME; translated from the coding sequence ATGGATGCCATCGTTAAACCTACTGCCCGTTTGCAAGGGGAACTTCAAGCGTTATCTTCCAAAAATTACACGACTCGTTATATGCTCGTCGCCGCGCTCGCCGACGGCGTCAGCCGCATCAAATACCCTGCGCACAGCGAAGACAGCGACGCGCTGCGGCGCTGCCTCAAGGACCTCGGGGCCGGCTTGACCGAGACGGACGTCGAGATGACGGTGCACGGCTTCGGCAACCATCCGAAGCCGGTCAAGGAGCTGAACGTCGGCAACGCGGGCGCCGTATTGCGCTTCCTTCTGTCGGTAGCTTCGTTGCTTCCGGAGGTCACCTTCGTCAACACGTACCCCGATTCGCTAGGCAAGCGGCCGCACGACGACTTGATCGCCGCGCTGCAGACGATGAACGTCCGCATCGATCATAACGAAGGCAAGCTGCCGATCACGGTGTACGGCGGGCAGCCGAAGGGCGGCGCGATCGAGGTGTCCGGCAGCGTCTCTTCGCAGTTCCTTAGCTCGCTGTTGTTCCTTACGCCGCTGCTGAAAGAAGACAGCGAAATTCGCGTGCAACACGACCTGAAGTCGAAGATCGTCGTCGGCCAGACGTTGGAGGTGCTGCGCGACGCCGGCATCGAGATCGAAGCGAGCGACGACTTGATGTTCTATCGCGTGCCTGGGAACCAAGCGTATCGCGTCGGCGAATACTCGGTGCAAGGCGACTACCCCGGCTCGGCGGCGATCCTCGCGGCGGCCGCGGTGACGAATTCGGACGTGACGGTGCATCGACTGCTGGAGAACAGCAAGCAAGGCGAACGCAAGGCGGTGGACGTCATCCGCGCGATGGGAACGCCGCTGACGCACGAGAACGGCATCGTTCGGGTACAGGGCAACGGCAAGCTGCGGGCGGTGGAGTTCGACGGAGACGAATTCACCGACGCCGTTCTGGCGTGCGTGGCCGCGTCCGTCTTCGCCGAAGGCACGTCCCGGTTCTACAACGTGGAAAACTTGCGTTATAAAGAATGCGACCGGATTACAGACTACTTAACGGAGCTGCGGAAAGCGGGCGCGAACGTCGAGGAGAAGCGCGACGAAATTATCGTGCACGGCAAGCCGGAAGGCGTGAAGGGCGGCGTCGTCATCGACGCGCATTACGACCATCGCGTCATTATGGCGTTGTCCGTCGTCGGCCTGCGATCGAGCGAAGGTCTCGTCATTCGAGACGCGCATCACGTCGCGAAGTCGTATCCGCAATTTTTCGATCACCTGAAAGCGCTGGGCGCCGATATTCGCATGGAATAA
- a CDS encoding CoA-binding protein, translated as MAYEHPSRDRIKTILEQAGAIAVVGLTNNPDRPAYEVSEAMLHRGYRIIPVNPKGEDVLGQKGYASLKDIPESIDIVNVFRRAEHTPPIAEEAAAVGAKTLWLQLGIASEEAARIASESGMTVIMDRCIKVEDAVLRPNRK; from the coding sequence ATGGCGTACGAACATCCGAGCAGAGACCGAATCAAGACGATTCTCGAGCAAGCGGGCGCAATCGCCGTCGTCGGGTTGACCAACAACCCCGACCGACCGGCGTACGAAGTGTCGGAGGCGATGCTGCATCGCGGGTACCGGATCATCCCCGTCAATCCGAAGGGAGAAGACGTACTCGGCCAAAAGGGATACGCGTCACTCAAGGACATCCCGGAATCGATCGACATCGTCAACGTCTTCCGCCGGGCGGAGCATACGCCGCCGATCGCGGAAGAGGCTGCCGCCGTCGGCGCGAAGACGCTGTGGCTGCAGCTCGGCATCGCCAGCGAGGAAGCGGCGCGCATCGCGTCGGAAAGCGGCATGACCGTCATCATGGATCGATGCATTAAAGTAGAAGACGCGGTGCTGCGCCCGAATCGAAAATGA
- a CDS encoding fluoride efflux transporter FluC, protein MSVLILAAVAAGGAVGAALRAAALRRNRASHRLPYATLAVNVAGSFLLGWMAGGGVANPVVAAGLGAGLLGGFTTYSTFAVEAATLSRAGRRRRSAAYIALSVATSIAAAGAGTALAP, encoded by the coding sequence TTGAGCGTCCTCATCCTCGCCGCCGTCGCGGCCGGCGGGGCGGTCGGCGCCGCGCTGCGGGCCGCCGCCCTTCGCCGGAACCGCGCGTCGCACCGGCTTCCCTACGCGACGCTCGCCGTCAACGTCGCCGGTTCGTTCCTTCTCGGGTGGATGGCCGGCGGCGGCGTCGCGAATCCCGTCGTTGCGGCAGGGCTAGGCGCGGGCCTTCTCGGCGGTTTTACGACGTATTCGACGTTCGCCGTGGAAGCCGCGACGCTGTCGCGCGCGGGGAGGCGACGCCGGTCGGCGGCATACATCGCGCTCTCCGTTGCGACGTCGATCGCGGCGGCCGGTGCCGGAACGGCGCTCGCGCCGTAG